A part of Helicobacter fennelliae genomic DNA contains:
- a CDS encoding copper ion binding protein yields the protein MKETLKVNGMNCAHCENKIKTFVNELKGVKNTEVSLSTKEVSVEFESPATLEQIKEAILDSGFEVC from the coding sequence ATGAAAGAAACACTCAAAGTCAATGGAATGAATTGCGCGCATTGCGAAAACAAAATCAAAACTTTTGTCAATGAACTCAAAGGCGTGAAAAACACTGAAGTGTCTTTAAGCACAAAAGAAGTCAGCGTAGAGTTTGAAAGCCCTGCGACATTAGAGCAAATCAAAGAAGCGATTTTAGATTCTGGATTTGAAGTTTGCTAA